The following coding sequences lie in one Sedimentibacter sp. MB35-C1 genomic window:
- a CDS encoding DUF370 domain-containing protein, whose translation MAGNTINIGFGNIALSNRIIAIVSPESAPIKRVIQETREKGKLIDATYGRKTRAVIITDCEYVILSAIQPDTMAQRFEHNNHNIK comes from the coding sequence ATGGCAGGTAACACTATAAACATTGGGTTTGGGAATATAGCATTATCTAATAGAATTATAGCAATTGTAAGTCCCGAATCAGCGCCCATAAAACGTGTCATACAAGAAACAAGAGAAAAGGGAAAGCTTATTGATGCTACATATGGCAGAAAGACAAGAGCAGTTATAATAACCGACTGTGAATACGTAATATTATCGGCTATTCAGCCTGATACGATGGCACAGAGATTTGAACATAACAACCACAATATTAAGTAA
- a CDS encoding NFACT family protein, producing MSLDGIFLNSIKNDLYKKLIGGRVDKIYQPDKNEIVIHIRNNGENYKLLMTSASSNPRLHITNITRKNPDQPPMFCMLLRKHLIGARITNVHQINFDRILELTFECKDELDTTVHKSLIIEIMGKHSNIIFINSDTSLIIDSIKRVAENVSSVRQIYPGIKYVIPPEQDKKPTLEISEDTFADALNESNSGLLIYNFFYKTFIGLSPFISREVCHLANLNESTYIGELTSDQKRNLWNAFNFIINKVKSNNFSFNIYLDKSLNQTYFYCLDVEYLKSCDKKHYDNPGNLLDDYFYEKDNKNKINQRVSSLIKSMNTKIDRIKKKVEKQRNELLNAEDREKYKIYGELILANLHRKPEKNKLTVINYYDPEQREITIPLDPKLNLSMNSQKFFKRYNKLKHAVEELQKLIESSLNEIRYLENILYSIESCETTDDLDEIYNELIAEGIMKKKSKVKKQKEYKPEFTAYISSGGHEILVGKNNIQNDTLTFKVGKKDDYWFHAKNMPGSHVIIKTNGDELTDNEYVEAAQIAAYYSKGRNSGAVEIDYTKKSNVKKPPNAKPGFVIYDTNYSMLVKPDITEIKSNNN from the coding sequence ATGTCACTGGACGGAATTTTTTTAAACAGCATAAAAAATGATTTATATAAAAAACTAATAGGAGGGCGTGTAGATAAAATCTACCAGCCTGATAAAAATGAAATAGTTATACACATAAGAAACAACGGTGAAAATTACAAGCTTCTGATGACATCGGCAAGCAGCAACCCTCGCCTGCATATTACTAATATAACGAGGAAAAATCCTGACCAGCCTCCAATGTTTTGCATGCTATTGAGAAAGCATCTCATTGGAGCCCGCATAACCAATGTGCATCAGATAAATTTTGACCGAATACTTGAACTTACCTTTGAATGCAAGGATGAACTTGATACAACAGTACATAAATCCTTAATAATTGAAATAATGGGCAAGCACAGCAATATTATTTTTATAAATTCTGATACTTCCCTAATAATCGATTCAATAAAAAGAGTTGCAGAAAATGTAAGCTCGGTACGCCAGATATATCCGGGAATAAAGTACGTTATACCGCCCGAACAGGATAAAAAACCTACCCTGGAAATTTCAGAAGATACTTTTGCTGATGCGCTGAACGAATCAAATTCAGGTTTGTTAATCTATAATTTTTTCTATAAAACATTTATAGGACTCAGTCCGTTCATTAGCAGAGAAGTTTGTCATTTGGCAAATTTAAATGAAAGTACTTACATTGGCGAACTTACTTCAGATCAGAAAAGAAATCTGTGGAATGCTTTTAATTTTATCATAAACAAAGTTAAGTCGAACAACTTCTCATTTAACATTTATTTAGATAAGTCTTTAAACCAAACTTATTTTTATTGCTTGGATGTTGAGTATTTAAAATCTTGCGATAAAAAGCATTACGATAATCCCGGAAACCTTTTGGACGACTATTTCTATGAGAAGGACAACAAGAACAAAATTAACCAGCGAGTTTCAAGCTTGATTAAAAGCATGAATACAAAAATAGACAGAATCAAAAAAAAGGTTGAAAAACAAAGAAATGAATTATTAAATGCTGAAGATCGTGAAAAATATAAAATATACGGAGAGCTGATACTGGCAAATCTGCACAGAAAACCCGAAAAAAACAAGCTTACCGTTATAAATTATTACGACCCGGAACAAAGAGAAATTACTATCCCATTGGACCCAAAACTTAATTTATCTATGAACAGCCAAAAGTTTTTCAAGCGTTACAATAAGCTTAAACATGCTGTAGAAGAGCTTCAAAAGCTGATAGAATCATCCTTAAACGAAATTCGATACCTTGAAAATATTCTTTATTCCATAGAATCGTGCGAAACAACCGATGATTTGGATGAGATATATAATGAATTAATTGCTGAAGGAATAATGAAAAAGAAATCAAAAGTAAAAAAGCAAAAAGAATATAAACCTGAATTTACTGCGTATATATCGTCAGGCGGACATGAAATTTTGGTTGGAAAAAACAACATTCAAAATGACACCCTTACTTTCAAAGTAGGTAAAAAAGATGATTACTGGTTCCATGCCAAAAACATGCCCGGTTCTCATGTAATAATAAAAACAAATGGAGACGAGCTTACTGACAACGAATATGTTGAAGCTGCCCAAATTGCTGCCTATTATAGCAAAGGAAGAAACTCCGGAGCCGTGGAGATTGACTACACAAAGAAATCAAATGTAAAAAAACCGCCAAATGCAAAACCGGGTTTTGTAATTTATGATACAAACTACTCGATGCTTGTTAAGCCTGACATAACAGAAATCAAGTCAAATAATAACTAA
- a CDS encoding YicC/YloC family endoribonuclease, with translation MANILSMTGYGKGEHNDGKRVITAEIKTINNRYCDISVKTPRHLRFFEDNIRKILKNSIQRGRIDVYISIDYLSESDTVIVPNLCLAKQYKDAIDEIKNELNISSNVSLDTIIRFQDVLMAKEDTDDEEELKTCVEAAMNNAVKNLIAMRAAEGKQLEADIRSSMEKILLLMEEISKNSLTVVEDYKVKFEARIKELLGNSHELDENRLYNEIVIYADKSDINEEIVRFKSHMCQLGDVLETGGTIGRKLDFIIQESNREINTIGSKIGRLEIIQIVVEIKNLLEKIREQVQNIE, from the coding sequence ATGGCGAATATATTAAGCATGACCGGTTATGGCAAAGGCGAGCACAATGATGGGAAACGAGTTATAACGGCGGAAATAAAAACCATAAACAACAGATATTGCGATATCAGCGTCAAAACACCTAGACATTTACGCTTTTTCGAGGATAATATAAGAAAAATCTTGAAAAACAGCATTCAAAGGGGTAGAATAGATGTATATATAAGCATAGACTATTTAAGTGAATCTGATACTGTAATAGTTCCTAACCTTTGTCTTGCCAAGCAATACAAAGATGCTATCGACGAAATAAAGAATGAACTGAATATCAGCAGCAATGTTTCACTGGACACCATTATAAGGTTTCAGGATGTTCTTATGGCAAAAGAAGATACGGATGATGAAGAGGAGCTTAAAACATGTGTTGAAGCGGCGATGAACAATGCAGTGAAAAATCTTATTGCAATGAGAGCTGCCGAAGGCAAGCAGCTTGAAGCCGATATCAGATCAAGCATGGAGAAAATACTTTTGCTAATGGAAGAAATTTCGAAAAATTCTCTGACAGTGGTTGAGGACTACAAAGTTAAATTTGAAGCAAGGATAAAAGAGCTTCTCGGAAATAGCCATGAGCTTGATGAAAACAGGCTTTATAATGAAATCGTAATTTATGCTGACAAAAGTGATATCAATGAAGAAATTGTTAGATTTAAGTCTCATATGTGTCAGCTGGGCGATGTGCTGGAGACCGGCGGAACAATAGGAAGGAAATTGGATTTCATTATTCAGGAGTCAAACAGAGAAATTAACACGATCGGATCTAAAATAGGAAGACTTGAAATAATTCAAATTGTCGTAGAGATAAAAAACCTACTGGAAAAAATCAGAGAGCAAGTACAAAATATAGAATAG
- the rpoZ gene encoding DNA-directed RNA polymerase subunit omega — MRKISIDELIDMVDSRYSLVTIVSKRARQIIDGSEALVETNSIKPLAVAIEEFYEHKYDPIYNYDQYMKNLQESKANEESSEESEGQSGEDDGEQEAEDVQETEENREEQ; from the coding sequence ATGAGAAAAATATCAATTGATGAACTGATAGATATGGTGGATAGCAGATATTCTCTTGTTACAATAGTTTCAAAAAGAGCAAGGCAGATTATAGATGGTTCGGAAGCACTGGTAGAAACGAACTCTATAAAGCCGTTGGCTGTTGCAATAGAAGAATTCTATGAGCATAAGTACGATCCGATTTACAATTATGATCAATACATGAAAAATCTTCAGGAATCAAAAGCCAATGAAGAATCTTCAGAAGAATCTGAAGGGCAGTCTGGTGAGGATGATGGAGAGCAGGAAGCTGAAGATGTTCAAGAAACTGAAGAGAATAGGGAAGAACAATAA
- the gmk gene encoding guanylate kinase, whose product MDSGLLVVISGPSGAGKGTICKKLKEAMKDLKVSVSATTRKPREGEKEGVSYFFLKEDEFVKKINNDEFLEYARVYGNYYGTPKKEVFKQLEEGNDIILEIDIQGALQVKKNYPRGVFVFILPPSLKELKHRIEGRGTDSKEVIFKRMQCACDELNYAFEYDYVVLNDEVESAVDKIKCIINAEKNRAIRKKSIINKIREV is encoded by the coding sequence ATGGACAGCGGATTATTAGTGGTAATTTCAGGTCCTTCAGGGGCAGGCAAGGGCACCATATGCAAAAAGCTTAAAGAAGCGATGAAGGATTTAAAAGTCTCGGTGTCGGCCACTACAAGAAAGCCAAGAGAAGGTGAAAAAGAAGGTGTAAGTTATTTTTTTTTGAAAGAGGATGAGTTTGTAAAAAAAATTAATAATGATGAGTTCCTTGAATATGCAAGGGTTTACGGAAATTATTATGGTACACCGAAAAAAGAGGTGTTTAAACAGCTCGAAGAAGGAAATGATATTATACTAGAGATAGATATACAAGGGGCTCTACAGGTCAAAAAAAATTACCCTAGAGGAGTTTTCGTATTTATACTGCCTCCCTCACTAAAAGAACTTAAGCACAGAATTGAAGGAAGAGGTACGGATTCAAAGGAAGTAATATTTAAAAGAATGCAGTGTGCATGTGATGAATTAAATTATGCTTTTGAATATGATTATGTCGTTTTAAATGATGAGGTTGAATCGGCAGTTGACAAAATTAAATGCATCATTAATGCAGAAAAAAATCGAGCTATAAGGAAAAAATCGATTATAAACAAAATCAGAGAGGTATAG